The proteins below come from a single Limnobaculum xujianqingii genomic window:
- the tadA gene encoding tRNA adenosine(34) deaminase TadA has product MTHYSDEDWMRYALELAERADREGEIPVGAVLVQDNQVIAEGWNRPISTHNPTAHAEIMALQLGGLALQNYRLLNTTLYVTLEPCVMCAGAMVHSRIQRLVYGASDLKTGAAGSLMDILGHPGMNHHVEVTAGILSEECSARLSDFFKRRREQIKSQKMLRQGLS; this is encoded by the coding sequence ATGACGCATTACAGTGACGAAGACTGGATGCGCTATGCGCTGGAGCTAGCTGAACGGGCCGATAGAGAAGGGGAGATTCCGGTTGGTGCGGTATTAGTACAGGACAATCAAGTGATTGCTGAAGGCTGGAATCGACCTATCAGTACCCATAATCCAACTGCCCATGCAGAGATTATGGCGTTACAGCTAGGTGGATTAGCGCTGCAAAACTATCGGCTGTTAAATACTACATTGTATGTCACGTTAGAACCCTGTGTGATGTGTGCCGGAGCAATGGTACATAGCCGTATTCAGCGTTTGGTTTATGGTGCCAGCGATTTAAAAACCGGTGCTGCCGGTTCTCTGATGGATATTCTGGGACACCCTGGTATGAATCATCATGTTGAAGTGACGGCAGGTATACTGTCAGAAGAGTGCTCGGCAAGACTAAGTGATTTTTTTAAACGCCGGCGGGAACAGATCAAATCACAAAAAATGCTGCGGCAGGGGCTGAGTTAA
- the yfhb gene encoding phosphatidylglycerophosphatase C, with the protein MSEHQSQKRNVFFDLDGTLHQQDLFGCFIRYMIRRLPANLIILIPLLPVIVLGLLINGRNSRWPMSLMLWAITAGQNEARLKWLEQQFIQNFRQDVVPFPVVQGRLAEYLNDENTQVWLLTGSPQRLVEEAYADSFFLGKVNLIGSQMVSRYGGWVIDMRCLGKQKVVELEQRLGKPLSLYSGYSDSIQDDPVLACCQHRWRVDEQGNLKELE; encoded by the coding sequence GTGTCAGAGCATCAATCGCAAAAAAGGAATGTGTTTTTCGATCTGGATGGAACATTGCATCAACAGGATCTGTTTGGTTGCTTTATCCGCTATATGATTCGCCGCTTACCCGCTAATCTGATTATCCTTATACCTCTGTTACCCGTGATTGTTTTAGGATTACTGATTAATGGGCGAAATAGCCGTTGGCCAATGAGTCTAATGCTGTGGGCAATCACTGCAGGTCAGAATGAAGCACGCTTGAAATGGCTGGAACAGCAGTTTATTCAAAATTTCCGGCAGGATGTGGTTCCTTTTCCAGTTGTTCAGGGGCGTCTGGCGGAGTATTTGAATGATGAGAACACTCAAGTATGGTTACTGACGGGTTCACCTCAGCGCCTGGTTGAAGAGGCGTATGCTGATTCTTTCTTTCTGGGAAAAGTTAATCTGATTGGTAGTCAAATGGTTAGTCGCTACGGCGGTTGGGTTATTGATATGCGCTGTTTAGGCAAACAAAAAGTTGTTGAACTGGAGCAACGTTTGGGCAAACCGCTGTCATTATACAGTGGTTACAGCGACAGTATTCAGGACGATCCGGTGCTTGCCTGCTGCCAGCATCGCTGGCGGGTTGATGAGCAGGGTAATCTTAAAGAGCTGGAGTAG
- a CDS encoding AraC family transcriptional regulator translates to MTRIHYAHAHKTYTPGLEMMSLVSNSTFPRHFHGLFGIGMIRSGGHRSWSGIGQIQALPGDLITVNPGEIHDGMSIGSHVRQWDMFYFDPIFVANTLADESDRYSEITLPALNDIRFARIFSAFCNVINTKTPDMMAIEEMNQLLLHYTFSHYGTRRYQPVTHSPAVTLARQRLDDAPEQPVSLQELAHLTNLSRFQLLRGFAKEVGLPPHAYLLQQRVHLARKLLATNKSLSDTALEAGFADQSHMTRAFTRLLGITPGRLRQSLI, encoded by the coding sequence ATGACCAGAATTCATTATGCACATGCCCATAAGACCTATACACCGGGTCTGGAAATGATGTCTCTGGTTTCAAACAGTACATTTCCCCGCCACTTTCATGGGTTATTCGGTATTGGCATGATTAGAAGCGGAGGCCACCGCTCATGGAGTGGCATAGGCCAGATTCAAGCTCTCCCCGGAGATTTGATTACGGTTAACCCTGGAGAAATACACGATGGAATGTCAATTGGCAGCCATGTGAGGCAGTGGGATATGTTCTATTTTGATCCTATCTTTGTCGCCAATACGCTAGCAGACGAATCTGACAGATATAGCGAAATTACTCTCCCGGCGCTGAATGATATCCGATTTGCCAGGATATTTTCAGCGTTCTGCAACGTTATTAACACCAAAACTCCGGACATGATGGCAATAGAAGAGATGAACCAGTTGCTGTTGCACTACACTTTTAGCCATTATGGAACCAGACGCTATCAGCCTGTTACTCATTCTCCGGCAGTTACTTTAGCGCGACAACGTCTTGATGATGCTCCTGAACAACCGGTTTCACTTCAGGAATTAGCACACCTTACTAACCTAAGTCGTTTCCAGCTATTGCGTGGATTCGCCAAAGAAGTGGGATTACCTCCACACGCTTATTTGCTTCAACAACGCGTTCATTTAGCCCGCAAATTACTGGCAACCAATAAAAGCCTCAGCGATACAGCTCTTGAGGCTGGCTTTGCCGATCAAAGCCATATGACCCGCGCTTTTACCCGTTTATTAGGAATCACTCCGGGTCGCTTACGCCAGTCACTTATCTGA
- a CDS encoding LysE family translocator, whose protein sequence is MSAEFLITALVIAILPGAGVFYTLACGLSGGHKASFAASFGGTLGIVPHMLAAISGLAIILHTHSYLFEVLKYAGVVYLIVMAWNMLKSKGSFTIELNSPPSSSRKIIVSGVLLNILNPKLTLFFFALLPQFIDPNDNDYLQEMMAMSTVFMLITFIVFIIYGLFASGIRGYMRLYRHSSTSHRNNETQLCRDIFTVGNKTGYHPQINDALAATIIGTELHGWLSSNLLYTMVIGL, encoded by the coding sequence ATGAGTGCTGAATTTCTAATAACGGCTCTGGTCATTGCCATTTTACCGGGTGCTGGTGTTTTTTATACTTTAGCCTGTGGATTGTCTGGCGGTCATAAGGCAAGCTTTGCGGCTTCATTTGGAGGTACACTGGGTATTGTTCCCCATATGCTGGCTGCTATTTCTGGCTTAGCTATTATTTTACATACCCATAGCTATCTTTTTGAGGTATTAAAATATGCCGGAGTGGTCTATTTAATCGTGATGGCATGGAATATGTTGAAATCCAAAGGTTCTTTTACTATTGAACTGAATAGCCCTCCATCATCCTCGCGAAAAATTATCGTTTCTGGCGTATTACTAAATATTTTAAACCCAAAATTAACGCTATTTTTCTTTGCCCTCTTACCACAGTTTATCGACCCGAATGATAATGATTATTTACAGGAAATGATGGCTATGAGTACGGTATTTATGCTGATTACCTTTATTGTATTTATTATTTATGGCCTGTTTGCTTCGGGCATTAGAGGTTATATGAGGTTATATCGCCACTCGTCCACATCTCATAGAAATAATGAGACGCAGCTTTGCCGGGATATTTTTACTGTTGGCAATAAAACTGGCTATCACCCCCAGATAAATGATGCTTTAGCTGCAACCATCATTGGAACTGAGCTGCATGGATGGCTCAGTTCCAATTTGCTCTACACTATGGTTATTGGGCTATAA
- a CDS encoding BRO-N domain-containing protein, translating into MAIKIFKFHNHPLKAHYIDNQIWFESADIAKALGYSNPKAVTGLYARYKKEFEGGMSKVLDSSTSANLKARKRIFSLRGVHLIAMFARTPVAEDFRKWVLDLLDKEVKPTVKSRGPYKNRKSELPCGVYHHQSKYNPYRAYAWNGESTVYVGCFPTVDDAVAAIEHFRTTATVQRLPASEINITGLVPHTKDLSTNAAVSADGTHLIAPSDMVDHFAVLLEAAQFLACYKHGKDLAWELVAFTQETAKGSASL; encoded by the coding sequence ATGGCTATTAAAATTTTCAAATTCCATAATCACCCATTAAAAGCCCACTACATAGATAACCAAATTTGGTTTGAATCAGCCGATATTGCTAAAGCATTAGGCTATTCAAATCCTAAAGCAGTAACAGGCCTTTATGCCCGCTATAAAAAGGAATTTGAAGGGGGTATGTCCAAGGTACTTGATTCGAGTACCTCGGCGAATTTAAAGGCTCGCAAGCGTATTTTCTCCCTTCGCGGTGTTCATCTAATAGCAATGTTTGCTCGGACTCCCGTAGCCGAAGATTTTCGCAAATGGGTCTTAGACCTACTCGACAAAGAGGTTAAGCCTACCGTCAAAAGCAGAGGGCCTTACAAGAACAGAAAATCCGAATTACCTTGCGGTGTTTATCATCACCAGAGCAAATATAATCCCTATCGTGCTTATGCATGGAATGGCGAAAGCACTGTTTATGTTGGCTGCTTCCCTACAGTAGACGATGCTGTTGCTGCCATAGAACATTTTCGCACTACTGCGACAGTTCAGCGGCTTCCGGCAAGCGAGATAAACATCACCGGTTTAGTACCACACACTAAAGACCTATCTACCAACGCTGCGGTATCCGCGGACGGTACCCACCTTATAGCGCCTAGTGATATGGTCGATCATTTTGCGGTATTGTTGGAAGCTGCGCAGTTTTTAGCGTGCTACAAACATGGAAAAGATCTCGCATGGGAATTGGTCGCCTTTACCCAAGAAACGGCTAAGGGTTCAGCCTCACTATAA
- a CDS encoding GNAT family N-acetyltransferase yields the protein MRYFLTSKILKWEVGTEVDYKQCHQLYGGSFATHPEVLNFLHSRFDCQPQYYVRRDNNGKLLGSYCTWRRNHLAGDTKVTKMLDMEYYPFNKDELILPIQDQLSVIIPIKSKILSRINANAILNSCFKMNSQRGICIAKGCGKNGFSSSTKNSRNRELKRFIKAGGEIKDQSELSPEELVSLYFELFFKRWNKHHTNYDQLVDMLKNLRSFFFGHVLFIDGKPCAFQLIMKAESPEWINFDYINGGYDTTHKSFCPGTIVTWLNIQSAYSLCESLGKKMRYSFGRPTAAYKNRWCVTEPVGRILSL from the coding sequence ATGAGATATTTTTTAACATCAAAAATTTTGAAATGGGAAGTTGGGACAGAAGTAGACTACAAACAGTGCCACCAACTATACGGTGGCAGCTTTGCCACTCATCCTGAAGTGCTGAATTTTCTACATTCCCGATTTGACTGTCAGCCACAATATTATGTGAGGCGTGATAATAACGGTAAGCTGCTCGGCTCCTATTGCACATGGCGAAGAAACCACCTTGCAGGGGATACAAAAGTCACAAAAATGTTAGATATGGAATATTATCCGTTCAATAAAGATGAGTTGATTTTACCCATACAAGATCAACTTAGCGTCATTATTCCAATAAAAAGTAAAATTCTGTCCCGAATAAATGCGAACGCAATACTTAATTCCTGCTTTAAAATGAATAGTCAAAGAGGAATTTGCATTGCAAAAGGATGTGGCAAAAACGGTTTTTCATCGTCCACAAAAAACAGCAGAAACAGGGAGCTAAAGCGGTTTATAAAGGCGGGAGGGGAGATAAAAGATCAATCTGAATTATCCCCGGAAGAACTGGTGTCACTTTATTTCGAACTATTCTTTAAGCGCTGGAACAAACACCATACCAATTACGATCAGCTTGTCGATATGTTAAAAAACCTGCGCTCCTTTTTCTTCGGCCACGTGCTTTTCATCGATGGTAAGCCGTGCGCATTTCAACTGATAATGAAAGCTGAAAGCCCTGAATGGATTAATTTTGATTACATTAATGGTGGTTACGATACTACACATAAATCGTTTTGCCCTGGAACCATTGTAACATGGCTCAACATTCAGTCCGCTTACTCATTATGTGAATCGCTTGGTAAAAAAATGCGTTATTCATTTGGTCGCCCTACTGCCGCCTATAAAAATAGATGGTGTGTGACTGAGCCAGTAGGGCGTATTCTTTCATTATGA
- a CDS encoding tail fiber assembly protein — MIKLKNLKSYQPENPKFGLGVSYLQDDDGNDWYELQKLFKSDTLKIATDNDSNIVSIERDVSMLTPMGFNVTEIAPESVPDSLQNDGTWMINANDEIVKRVLSGSEAVRAAELDKSCRLSEVTVLIAPLSDAVDLGIATDEEKTRYDELRKYRVLLSRVDTSKPEWPKIPE, encoded by the coding sequence ATGATTAAGCTAAAGAATTTGAAGAGTTATCAGCCGGAAAATCCGAAATTCGGTCTGGGGGTTAGCTATTTACAAGATGACGATGGTAACGATTGGTATGAATTACAGAAATTATTTAAATCAGATACGCTAAAAATAGCAACTGATAATGACAGTAACATTGTATCGATTGAGCGTGATGTATCGATGTTAACTCCGATGGGTTTTAACGTAACAGAAATAGCACCTGAGAGCGTTCCTGATAGTTTACAGAATGACGGTACATGGATGATTAACGCTAATGATGAAATTGTTAAACGGGTTTTATCAGGATCGGAGGCAGTACGAGCGGCTGAGTTAGATAAATCTTGTAGATTATCTGAGGTTACCGTTTTAATAGCCCCGTTATCTGATGCTGTAGATTTAGGCATAGCCACAGATGAAGAAAAGACTCGTTATGATGAATTGCGTAAATACCGAGTCTTACTTAGTCGCGTAGACACATCAAAACCTGAGTGGCCAAAAATACCAGAATAG
- a CDS encoding phage tail protein, producing the protein MTKVFKVPFATQGDRVSIPVETQVDGSVSYTQGYGYDYERDQTTDPAAKDIEREKMNDVFHDITEATGEMQVYGAAKWSIEGKPYPLMGLVYHDNKMWQSKIANNNDEPAEGSSWHGLKADISADLASKVDKTQISDSVASSSSVTVASSKAVKTAYDLAASKLSGVPDGTTTQKGLVQLSSSTNFDNETLAATPKAVKAVSDKADAALLAANSKVVSVNGKQGVVTLSASDVDAVSASKGGHYGGAISATYTESNGFGYQYATAAPFYNTVTRAPNSEFWPVVKQQFHIPGHSAYTYTFGVLNGGDGSQDFKLHIINSSGTGTMFSWSTNGDYHAPGSLRCGAHVYAAYHLYAGGGNAYLRNDGMVAGPVWGGTINGWMYANFVSGVRFAGRVNIADTGGRIDLPSGAVYNGMSGANYNPAYWGAYTHLQYLINGQWVNAGTV; encoded by the coding sequence ATGACTAAAGTATTTAAAGTCCCCTTTGCAACACAAGGGGATCGGGTTTCCATACCCGTAGAAACGCAAGTGGACGGTTCCGTTTCCTATACCCAGGGCTACGGGTATGACTACGAGCGCGACCAGACTACCGATCCGGCAGCGAAAGATATCGAACGCGAGAAGATGAATGATGTCTTTCATGATATTACTGAGGCAACCGGAGAAATGCAGGTCTATGGGGCTGCTAAGTGGAGTATTGAGGGAAAGCCTTATCCCCTGATGGGACTTGTTTATCACGACAATAAGATGTGGCAATCGAAGATCGCGAATAATAATGACGAGCCAGCGGAGGGTAGTAGCTGGCACGGACTTAAGGCCGATATTAGTGCCGATTTAGCCAGTAAAGTGGATAAGACTCAGATATCTGACAGCGTGGCATCAAGCTCCAGTGTGACGGTAGCAAGTTCAAAGGCGGTTAAAACTGCCTATGATCTTGCTGCCAGTAAGCTATCCGGCGTTCCTGATGGAACGACAACGCAGAAAGGGCTTGTGCAGTTAAGTAGTTCAACCAATTTTGACAATGAAACTTTGGCGGCAACGCCAAAAGCGGTTAAGGCGGTTAGCGACAAAGCAGATGCCGCTTTACTTGCTGCAAACAGCAAAGTGGTATCCGTGAATGGTAAGCAGGGGGTTGTAACCTTATCTGCCTCTGATGTTGATGCGGTATCGGCCTCAAAGGGGGGGCATTATGGTGGCGCGATATCAGCAACGTATACGGAGAGTAACGGTTTTGGTTATCAATATGCCACGGCAGCTCCTTTTTATAATACGGTAACCCGCGCGCCAAATAGTGAGTTTTGGCCGGTCGTGAAACAACAGTTTCATATTCCCGGCCATAGCGCATATACATATACATTTGGCGTTCTTAATGGTGGCGATGGCAGCCAGGATTTCAAGCTGCATATTATTAACAGCTCCGGAACGGGGACTATGTTTTCGTGGAGTACAAACGGCGATTACCATGCACCCGGCTCATTGAGATGTGGGGCGCACGTTTATGCTGCTTACCATCTTTATGCCGGTGGTGGAAATGCGTATCTCAGAAATGACGGCATGGTAGCCGGGCCTGTATGGGGTGGGACTATCAACGGCTGGATGTACGCTAATTTTGTGTCCGGTGTTCGTTTTGCTGGACGTGTGAATATCGCTGATACTGGAGGTCGAATAGATTTGCCTTCGGGTGCTGTGTATAACGGGATGTCCGGTGCAAACTACAATCCCGCTTACTGGGGAGCATATACACACTTGCAATATTTAATTAACGGTCAATGGGTTAATGCGGGGACAGTATGA
- a CDS encoding DUF2612 domain-containing protein: MNIQEITLHSDLIKAILWQYEGAERLQQLARFKEAYFNRSTSAFWTNWYRDVFDINTANDFGLSVWARILDVPLGIDVPASDRTKKGFGFGAHKANFNNSNFRRNSDFTLSLTTSQKRLLVRMRHFNLTTSPTVTNVNAFLQRFFWQGDSKVFVLDPLDMTYMYYVFNFNPDEKLRLLLENFDLMPRPAGVGVKYRIVTKMSFGFGDKRKNFYSSNFGA, from the coding sequence ATGAATATACAAGAAATCACCCTGCATTCTGACCTGATAAAAGCCATTCTTTGGCAGTATGAAGGGGCGGAGAGGTTACAGCAGTTGGCCCGGTTTAAAGAGGCGTATTTTAACCGAAGTACATCGGCGTTCTGGACTAACTGGTACCGTGATGTTTTCGATATCAATACCGCAAACGATTTTGGTTTGTCGGTGTGGGCCAGAATATTAGATGTGCCACTCGGTATCGATGTTCCCGCCAGCGACCGGACTAAAAAAGGGTTCGGTTTCGGAGCCCATAAAGCTAACTTCAACAACTCAAACTTTAGGCGTAATTCAGACTTCACATTATCCCTGACAACCAGCCAAAAACGGCTGTTAGTGAGGATGCGTCATTTTAATTTAACGACATCGCCGACAGTGACCAATGTCAACGCCTTCCTGCAGCGCTTTTTCTGGCAAGGGGATAGCAAAGTTTTTGTGCTTGATCCGCTGGATATGACTTACATGTATTACGTTTTCAATTTTAACCCGGATGAGAAACTCCGGTTATTACTTGAAAACTTCGACCTCATGCCGCGCCCGGCGGGTGTCGGTGTCAAATACCGTATTGTGACTAAGATGTCGTTTGGTTTTGGTGATAAACGGAAAAACTTCTATAGCAGTAACTTCGGAGCGTAA
- a CDS encoding baseplate J/gp47 family protein: MPDYRYINSTGVIVPDTAEIRTQVEAEYRAVFGQSIDLSPETPQGVLVTMEIENRDALVRNNAELANQINPDIAGGIFLDGLWSLMGGARSGATHSSLSGVIFTGVPDTIIPTGSIAETVSGDKFVTTAVLRLGGDGRTTGSMRALNTGAVTCLAGELTKVASSVLGWETVVNPTDAAVGRVTESDVSARRRRAQTLALNTVSVSEAITSSLYALEGVRSLSYRENYSDAPLVFDGITLKPHSIYVCVEGGELADIAQSLLRTKTIGAGYNGDVTVSVTDNISGQVYDVAFDRPEVVIVFCRVTVKSSALDAQTIIPNAISQFTEGEIEGDGGLRVGREVSPFELSAAVNFVEPRLFVTRVELSTDGTIWSTDTIPIKINQVARLNKSAVQVIVI; the protein is encoded by the coding sequence ATGCCCGATTATAGATATATTAATTCTACCGGTGTGATCGTGCCTGATACTGCCGAAATACGAACGCAAGTTGAAGCAGAATACCGGGCGGTATTCGGTCAAAGTATCGATTTGTCCCCTGAAACGCCGCAAGGCGTGTTAGTGACCATGGAAATAGAGAACAGGGACGCGCTTGTCCGGAATAATGCGGAACTGGCCAATCAGATTAACCCCGATATTGCTGGTGGGATTTTCCTTGATGGTCTGTGGTCTCTGATGGGCGGTGCCCGGTCAGGTGCTACACATTCGTCTCTCTCCGGGGTTATTTTTACCGGTGTACCGGATACGATAATTCCCACCGGTTCAATCGCTGAAACGGTCTCAGGCGATAAATTTGTCACCACTGCCGTTCTGAGGTTGGGAGGCGATGGACGAACAACCGGAAGCATGCGGGCACTCAATACCGGTGCGGTAACCTGCCTCGCGGGTGAACTGACAAAAGTCGCAAGTTCCGTGCTTGGGTGGGAAACGGTTGTTAATCCTACTGATGCGGCTGTCGGGCGCGTTACCGAGTCAGATGTCAGTGCCCGCCGTCGCCGGGCGCAAACCTTAGCGCTAAATACTGTTAGTGTCAGCGAAGCCATCACCAGTTCTTTATATGCTCTTGAGGGTGTCCGCTCGTTATCGTATCGAGAGAATTACTCAGACGCTCCCCTTGTATTTGATGGTATTACGCTTAAACCTCACAGTATCTATGTGTGTGTGGAAGGCGGTGAGCTGGCGGACATTGCGCAGTCGTTACTACGGACTAAAACCATCGGTGCGGGATATAACGGCGATGTCACGGTGTCGGTTACTGACAATATTAGCGGGCAGGTGTATGACGTTGCTTTTGACCGGCCAGAGGTGGTAATCGTTTTCTGTCGCGTGACGGTAAAAAGTTCGGCACTTGACGCACAGACAATTATCCCTAACGCAATATCACAGTTTACTGAGGGGGAAATAGAAGGGGATGGCGGTCTTAGAGTGGGGCGGGAGGTATCGCCTTTCGAGCTGTCCGCAGCAGTGAATTTTGTTGAGCCGAGATTGTTTGTCACTCGAGTTGAGTTATCAACGGATGGCACCATTTGGTCAACGGATACGATACCGATAAAAATCAATCAGGTTGCGCGGCTGAATAAAAGCGCGGTTCAGGTGATTGTCATATGA
- a CDS encoding Gp138 family membrane-puncturing spike protein: protein MNKPNDDPASEGSLAGQLNHALKSIMMEMEDMLPASVVSYDDVSNRAVIKPLVMMGTTEGQKISRGAVANIPVFRFGGGGFFIRAPIKPGDFGWLKANDRDISLIFQRGGLEDWPNTERLHSFSDAMFFPDTLKEWVIDGKNIDALVIQSMDGTVCFSLHSDKAVLDTPKFEVNAEETIYTGNVTINGNHAVNGNSESSGGSMRHNGKNIGSDHQHNGVQHGSDTSGVPI, encoded by the coding sequence ATGAATAAACCTAATGACGATCCGGCCAGTGAGGGGAGCCTTGCGGGTCAGCTTAACCATGCGCTGAAAAGCATAATGATGGAAATGGAAGATATGCTTCCGGCCAGCGTCGTGAGCTATGACGATGTCAGTAATCGAGCGGTGATTAAACCGTTGGTGATGATGGGTACCACGGAAGGCCAAAAAATCAGCCGCGGGGCGGTCGCTAATATACCGGTGTTCCGGTTCGGTGGGGGCGGTTTCTTTATCCGGGCACCCATTAAACCGGGTGATTTTGGCTGGTTAAAAGCCAACGATCGCGATATCAGCCTGATATTCCAGCGTGGCGGGCTGGAGGACTGGCCTAATACTGAGCGATTACATTCGTTTAGCGATGCCATGTTTTTCCCTGACACCTTAAAAGAATGGGTTATCGATGGTAAAAACATTGATGCGTTGGTGATCCAGTCGATGGACGGCACGGTTTGTTTTTCGCTGCATTCAGATAAAGCGGTACTCGATACGCCCAAGTTTGAAGTTAACGCAGAGGAAACTATTTACACCGGTAACGTCACGATTAACGGTAACCATGCCGTAAATGGCAACAGTGAATCAAGTGGCGGCTCAATGCGGCACAACGGGAAAAACATTGGTTCAGATCATCAGCATAACGGTGTTCAACACGGAAGCGATACATCAGGGGTACCCATATGA
- a CDS encoding baseplate hub protein codes for MIDLRRVRLGLEVNGKMNWYEGMRIKASGTKYANPLQNECSVTIDGLNAETRDFILTETSPYNGNKQPRRIVLEAGRVSSGVFTVFIGDIVSAEIASPPDVTLTIKAKTNNSSAMDVVSSSGQAMQKLSELAQTVADACKVKLDFQATDKNIANWYFCGAALKQVNRLQEAGGVKAFIDDDVLLVKDSDKALSGRIRLLSMNTGMVGIPKATEKGLDVRFLIDGESVLGGMLRLDSKVNKSLNGDYIIEQLKFDIASHDEPFFYQATCKRA; via the coding sequence GTGATTGATTTAAGGCGAGTAAGGTTAGGGTTAGAAGTTAACGGGAAAATGAACTGGTATGAAGGGATGCGGATCAAGGCCAGCGGCACAAAGTATGCTAACCCGTTACAAAACGAGTGCAGTGTCACGATTGACGGCCTCAATGCTGAGACTCGTGATTTTATACTGACTGAAACCAGCCCATACAACGGTAACAAACAGCCCCGACGGATCGTGCTGGAAGCGGGTCGGGTTAGCTCTGGCGTATTCACGGTATTTATCGGTGATATTGTCAGCGCGGAAATAGCCTCCCCGCCAGACGTCACATTAACCATCAAGGCAAAGACCAATAACTCCAGTGCAATGGATGTTGTTTCATCCTCCGGTCAGGCTATGCAAAAGCTCAGTGAACTGGCTCAGACCGTAGCAGACGCCTGCAAAGTGAAATTGGATTTTCAGGCAACCGATAAAAATATTGCCAACTGGTATTTTTGCGGCGCCGCGCTCAAACAAGTCAACCGCCTGCAGGAAGCCGGGGGCGTTAAGGCGTTTATCGATGATGATGTACTGCTCGTTAAAGACAGCGATAAAGCCCTAAGCGGACGTATCCGCCTACTTTCAATGAATACCGGCATGGTTGGCATACCGAAGGCCACAGAGAAGGGGTTAGACGTCCGGTTTCTGATTGATGGTGAATCGGTGCTGGGTGGGATGCTTCGACTCGATAGTAAGGTCAATAAATCCCTGAATGGCGACTATATCATTGAGCAATTGAAGTTTGATATTGCCTCCCACGATGAACCCTTTTTTTACCAGGCTACCTGTAAACGAGCATAA
- a CDS encoding phage baseplate plug family protein, with protein MRTIELNSTPNQRLTVTLDDQRWELTIKQARGMMVCDVMLNDEYLVRGTRIVANAPIIPSAYLSSGRNFAILTENDDLPWWESFNTNQVLIYWSDDSD; from the coding sequence GTGAGAACAATCGAACTGAACAGCACCCCTAACCAGCGTCTGACGGTCACGCTTGATGATCAACGATGGGAACTCACGATCAAGCAAGCGCGGGGAATGATGGTCTGTGACGTCATGCTAAATGATGAATATTTGGTTCGCGGTACCCGCATTGTTGCCAACGCGCCGATTATCCCCTCTGCGTACCTGAGTTCCGGCCGTAACTTTGCCATTCTGACCGAAAATGATGATTTACCGTGGTGGGAGAGTTTCAACACGAATCAGGTACTTATTTACTGGAGTGATGACAGTGATTGA
- a CDS encoding phage baseplate protein has protein sequence MITDVKIFDIESFSTLFASASPMQVNVRDEHKATKFQVENGETRSDHVVIEAIEIGMELLLTGDMKNAYESIRQAYDNHQLLGIQTRVRTYSPMLLVNFYHDESAEMLDAIKLSLRFAEWRMVEPEYGELPPRKVEKKEQSGTVNRGKVQTQEADEKTQRKGSVLTKIEDWSKGD, from the coding sequence ATGATCACTGATGTGAAGATTTTTGACATTGAGTCTTTTAGTACCCTATTTGCCTCTGCCAGCCCGATGCAGGTCAACGTCAGGGATGAGCATAAGGCTACAAAGTTTCAGGTAGAGAACGGTGAAACCCGAAGCGATCACGTTGTTATCGAAGCAATCGAAATCGGGATGGAGTTATTACTTACCGGTGATATGAAGAATGCTTATGAGTCCATCCGGCAGGCTTACGACAACCATCAGTTATTAGGGATACAGACGCGGGTTCGCACGTACTCCCCGATGTTGCTGGTCAATTTCTATCATGATGAGTCAGCCGAAATGCTGGATGCCATCAAGCTATCACTCCGGTTTGCTGAGTGGCGGATGGTAGAGCCCGAATACGGTGAACTTCCGCCGCGTAAGGTAGAGAAAAAGGAGCAATCCGGTACCGTCAACCGCGGAAAAGTGCAAACCCAAGAAGCTGACGAGAAAACGCAGCGTAAAGGCTCGGTATTAACCAAAATAGAAGACTGGTCTAAGGGGGATTAA